A genomic stretch from Falco naumanni isolate bFalNau1 chromosome 8, bFalNau1.pat, whole genome shotgun sequence includes:
- the NDUFA2 gene encoding NADH dehydrogenase [ubiquinone] 1 alpha subcomplex subunit 2 isoform X2: MAAAAAVRGIGGGLGRSLRELRIHLCQSSAGSRGVREFIEQHYVALKKANPDFPILIRECSGVQPKLWARVWQGEKCAAEQPYCG; this comes from the exons atggcggcggcggcggcagtGAGGGGCATCGGGGGCGGGCTGGGCCGCAGCCTGCGGGAGCTCCGCATCCACCTCTGCCAGAGCTCCGCGGGCAGCCGCGGCGTCAG GGAGTTCATCGAGCAGCACTACGTGGCGCTGAAGAAAGCGAACCCCGACTTCCCCATCCTGATCCGCGAGTGCTCCGGCGTCCAGCCCAAGCTCTGGGCCCG AGTTTGGCAAGGAGAAAAGTGTGCCGCTGAACAACCTTACTGTGGATGA
- the NDUFA2 gene encoding NADH dehydrogenase [ubiquinone] 1 alpha subcomplex subunit 2 isoform X1, translating to MAAAAAVRGIGGGLGRSLRELRIHLCQSSAGSRGVREFIEQHYVALKKANPDFPILIRECSGVQPKLWARYEFGKEKSVPLNNLTVDEVAKALENIVKSKV from the exons atggcggcggcggcggcagtGAGGGGCATCGGGGGCGGGCTGGGCCGCAGCCTGCGGGAGCTCCGCATCCACCTCTGCCAGAGCTCCGCGGGCAGCCGCGGCGTCAG GGAGTTCATCGAGCAGCACTACGTGGCGCTGAAGAAAGCGAACCCCGACTTCCCCATCCTGATCCGCGAGTGCTCCGGCGTCCAGCCCAAGCTCTGGGCCCGGTACG AGTTTGGCAAGGAGAAAAGTGTGCCGCTGAACAACCTTACTGTGGATGAAGTGGCCAAGGCCTTGGAGAACATTGTGAAAAGCAAGGTGTAA